Part of the Helicobacter bilis genome is shown below.
CCAAAACCCCCTTGCCCTTTTGCCTTAAATACACCAACTACTTCGCAAATGCTTTTACCAATACGCACTTTTTCCCCAAGCGGATTAGAATCTTTAAATAAAGCAAGACGCGCACTCTGCCCCAAAATACACACATTGGAGCTAGAATCTTCAGTATTAAAAAGGCGACCAAGCCCTATTTGCCAATCCGCTACTTCAAAATAGCTATTTGTTACACCGCTAATTGTAGTCCTAGTGTTTAAGCCTTTATATTGTGCGATAGCACTCGTGCTTGCAATGGGCGCGATACTTTTTATCGATGAAGCTAGTCTAGATTCTAGAATCTCAACTTCTTTATGCGTAAATTTCTTACTAAGAGAGCCACCGCCTGTATTCAGCCTAAAAGCTGGGTGTATAACAAGCAGGTTGCTACCCATACTTGCGATTTGCATTTGCACCTTTTTTGTCGTGCCATTCCCTAAAGAAATCATAACAATCACAGAACCAACGCCAATAATAATCCCTAGCATTGTCAAAAATGCCCTTAAATAATTTCGTGAAATCTGCTGAAAAGCAAGCAATATCGCATTCCAAATCATACATACCTCATATTTTTTAATCCTATATTTCAAGTTTAATTATAGGATATTTATGGAAATTTTTCAGCACATAAACATTAGCAAACATGGCTTATCACTGCATTGTGTTTATTTTTAATATAAGCACCCTTCAAATGTAAAAACTACAACAATAATTACACGAACTTTTTACTTAAGGAAATTATCTTGCTTTGAAATTCAACACGAAATCCATACCCAGATTAAAATATAAGAAAAATTCATTGTGATACAAAAATAATGTCAATTTTAATCCCTCGTGCATATGTATATTTACAAACATAAAGTAGAATGCCAAAAAATTTAAGGATTTTAAGTGGCTTATCATTTTTTACTTCAACAAGTTAAAGCTATGTGTGAAAATGTAGAGATTATATCGTTTGATATTTTTGATACATTGCTTTTGCGTCCATATATACGACCCACAGATTTATTTCTCCATTTAGAATATCTTTATAATAGACCAAACTTTACTGTGGCTAGAATATGTGCAGAGGCGTATGCACGCGATACATTAGCTATTACCCCCCCCCCCCCATTGTCATGATGTAGAGCAGACTGGACGCAACGAAATTACTTTTGATTCAATTTATGAAAACATAGAATCTAAATTTTACGATTTAAAAGATAAAGAGTTAGAACTAGAATTACAAACATTGCAACCAAATCCTGAAATGCTGGAGGTTTGGCAGTATGTTAAATCTTTAGGTATGCAAATTATTATAACAAGCGACATGTATCTACCAAAACAATTTATTGCAAAGCTATTACATAAAAATGGTTTCATAGATTATAAACACCTTTATGTGTCAAGCGATATTGGATATACAAAAACAAGTGGCTTACTTTATGATTATATTAAACGCGATTTATCCATGCAGCCATCCAAGATTCTACACATAGGCGACAATTATCATTCAGACATAATTCAAGCACAAAAACATGGTTTCCAAACCCTCTTCTATCAAAAGATAATGGAGAGATATTTACATGAGGATAAGCGATCTAGTCTCTTATATACACATTTTCCAAAAGATTTAGGTGCTTCGATTTTATTAGGACTAAAGGCGTTGCATTGGCAGAAAAAATGCCTTAATCTCATACAAGAAAATTATTGGGAAAATATAGGATATGAATATGCAGGGGTAATAGGGTATGCCTATATGCAGTTTGTTGCAATGAAAGCAAAGCAACATGATATAAAACACATCCTTTTTGTCGCTAGAGATGGCTATACGCTACAAAAAATATTTGATATAATGCAAACAGATATACAAACAAAATATGTATATGCCCCACGATTTTTTAACCTAATCTATACTTTGCAACATAAAAATGATGAAAATAAAGCCTTGGCTATTCTCAATTTTCTCGCAAATAAATATAAGGATATTCAAAATCTCAAGCAGCAAAATATCCATAGTAGTGCGTTGGAGATTCTAAAAAACAATCAGCAAATCTTTGAAAATGCGGCACAAGAAGAGTTTGGGCTTTATGCAAACTATTTACAAAAGATATTAGAGACTATGAGTATAGATTCTAAAAACTTAAACACAAAGATTACCATCGGTATGGTTGATACAGCAACAATCGAGTTTTCAGCACAGAATCTATTGCAACAAACCCTCAAATTTTTATGTGGCAACAAAGAAAATACGCCGAATATATACGCAAACTACTGGCTATATTGGGGATATGAACATATACGAAATAAACTACCACCGCATTCATTCTTTAGCGCGCAACAATATCTATCAAGCTATCATCCACAAAGGTGGGATTTTGTAGAGTTTCTTTTAACAAGCCCAGAGCTACCCATAAAAGGCATAGATTCTAACTATCAACCAATCTATGATGACAAACCAAACAAACATGAGTTAAAAAGACAGAGTGTATATCCCCACATTTCTGAACATGCAGTTTTGTTTGCACAAGATATTCGCAATATATTCGGCAATACAAATGTATATTTTTCTGCACAACTTGTAACGGCGTATCTTGATTATTTCTATGAAAATCCAACGAATGAAGATATTGAAAATATGGATTCTATCTATCATTGTTGTGATAACACGCATGACAACTACACGCCGCTTTTTACACAAAAAATAGAGCTTAAAGATTTTCTCATATCATATAAAAAGACAAAAAAGCGATTGTTGCAAACAGATTGGATAACAAAGAAACAATCCATCATGCTTACCGCATTTGATCTTATTGATGTAAAAATGCGTGGGATAAAGAATATTGAGCTTCATATTTTACCCCGTTTTCCACCCTGTTTCAATACTTCTATACAACTCATTGGATACAGCACTATAAAATTTAGCATTGGGAGAACTTCACATGAATAATAACATATTTGATTATTCTTGGTATTACAGCCATTGGCACTCAGATACAGCAGAATCAAGACAAAATGATATAGATTATGCAAGTTGGCTTTTTCAAACGCAAGGTATCTACCCCCCCCCCCCATAGGATTAGATTCAAATATACTTGAGATTGGTTGTGGCATGGGGAGATTTTTGCTGCATTTAAAAGAGCGGGGTTATAAAAATCTCACTGGCATTGATATTGATAAAAGTCAATATGAAATCGCAAAAAGGGAAGGATTAAATGTTTTCTTAAGCGATGCTACCACTTTTTTAACCAACAATACATCATCATATCATGCAGTTTATGCATTTGATGTGTTAGAACATATTAATAAAGAAAAGCAACTTGAGTTATTACAACTTATTTTTAAGCAGCTTCATGACAATGGTATGCTTGTCATACAAGTGCCAAATGCACTCGCACCTACTGCTACATATTTTCGCTACAATGATTTTACACATACAATAAGCTATACAGAACATTCACTAGGCTTTCTCTTACATAACGCTGGATTTCATGACTTTTGCATACAACCTACACATAATGAAAGTCTTGAAACACAAGCCCTGAAATCACCATGGGCAAGATTATATAGACATGAGTTTGGGCTAGAAAATCTCATATTAACACCAAATCTCACTGCGATTGTTTTTAAAAATAAAGAATCGTATCAAAGCTGGAAAGAACACGCCCCAATAATAAAAAACCTATATGAAGATAATAATACTAAGGACAATACATCAAAACTAAAACATTATATAAAAAGAAAATGGAAAAAGTTCTATAAAAGAAAAGGGTGATAAAAGTAAAGCAAGAGCAAGAAATTATATTAGTGCAACTAAAAGCTCTGCATCAATACATGAGCTTTATATGTCAAATATTTCATGAAATAAAATGATCTTTATATGCAAATACACAAAATCACATTTAACACCCTAATCACAAAGATTTGCAAAAAGTCCAAAACGCCCTGTTACATTTTCTTTACGATATGAAAAATAAGATTCATCACAGCAAGAGCAGTTTGGATAAATCTCTACTTGCGATAAGGAAATATCAAAAGATTCTATCTCATCGCATAAAAGTCCTATCATATCAAATTTATAGGAATTATTCTCACATATCACATATTTTTCCCCAAACTCTTGTATTAATTTCAATGCTAGATTTTTATCAATCTTATAGCAACATTTGCGGATTGATGCACCAATAAATATACAAATATCCTGTGTCTTTACCCCATAATCACGCATAAAAAGCATAAGTGCATGTGTGAGAATCTTAGAGCACACACCAAGCCTACCTGCATGCAAGACTGCAAATACATTCTGTGATTTTGCATAGACTAAAATCGGATTACAATCTGCCACCATACTCATAAGCACAAGGTTTGGATTATCACAAATAATTCCATCGCCATCACCTACAAGAATTTCATCGCATTGATTTGGTAGCAAAGTGCTTTCATGCTTCTTTGTAGTTTCATTAAGGCTATGCCGACTAGATTCTAAAAAACCTATAAATATTTTTTAATATCCAAAATCCCCTTTAACATAAACCCCCCTATATTATCTTTTTAGATTTTAATCAACACCGAAACACAAAAAAATCTAAAACCCAAG
Proteins encoded:
- a CDS encoding polyphenol oxidase family protein, with translation MLPNQCDEILVGDGDGIICDNPNLVLMSMVADCNPILVYAKSQNVFAVLHAGRLGVCSKILTHALMLFMRDYGVKTQDICIFIGASIRKCCYKIDKNLALKLIQEFGEKYVICENNSYKFDMIGLLCDEIESFDISLSQVEIYPNCSCCDESYFSYRKENVTGRFGLFANLCD
- a CDS encoding HAD hydrolase-like protein is translated as MQPNPEMLEVWQYVKSLGMQIIITSDMYLPKQFIAKLLHKNGFIDYKHLYVSSDIGYTKTSGLLYDYIKRDLSMQPSKILHIGDNYHSDIIQAQKHGFQTLFYQKIMERYLHEDKRSSLLYTHFPKDLGASILLGLKALHWQKKCLNLIQENYWENIGYEYAGVIGYAYMQFVAMKAKQHDIKHILFVARDGYTLQKIFDIMQTDIQTKYVYAPRFFNLIYTLQHKNDENKALAILNFLANKYKDIQNLKQQNIHSSALEILKNNQQIFENAAQEEFGLYANYLQKILETMSIDSKNLNTKITIGMVDTATIEFSAQNLLQQTLKFLCGNKENTPNIYANYWLYWGYEHIRNKLPPHSFFSAQQYLSSYHPQRWDFVEFLLTSPELPIKGIDSNYQPIYDDKPNKHELKRQSVYPHISEHAVLFAQDIRNIFGNTNVYFSAQLVTAYLDYFYENPTNEDIENMDSIYHCCDNTHDNYTPLFTQKIELKDFLISYKKTKKRLLQTDWITKKQSIMLTAFDLIDVKMRGIKNIELHILPRFPPCFNTSIQLIGYSTIKFSIGRTSHE
- a CDS encoding class I SAM-dependent methyltransferase — protein: MAFSNARYLPPPPIGLDSNILEIGCGMGRFLLHLKERGYKNLTGIDIDKSQYEIAKREGLNVFLSDATTFLTNNTSSYHAVYAFDVLEHINKEKQLELLQLIFKQLHDNGMLVIQVPNALAPTATYFRYNDFTHTISYTEHSLGFLLHNAGFHDFCIQPTHNESLETQALKSPWARLYRHEFGLENLILTPNLTAIVFKNKESYQSWKEHAPIIKNLYEDNNTKDNTSKLKHYIKRKWKKFYKRKG